A genome region from Candidatus Poribacteria bacterium includes the following:
- a CDS encoding HEPN domain-containing protein: MVTRQEIQATCDDIVREFAPLQVILFGSHAYGTPTEDSDVDLLVVMDIPKSEFTRKAIEIRQRISYRFGLDLLVRSPEEITYRVSYNDWFLREITEKGELLHGSRGHYNIESALDAPSRVKKEKDCMNPLTLEWIEKAEGDYRAAKWLQQAPDPVHDSICFHAQQCIEKYLKAWLQEANIPVQRTHNLEELLVLITPTLPTWSDWQPDFKIITAYAVDPLYPGDSATSDNTQHAMHICDEVRQAVRTQLKLAMPVD; the protein is encoded by the coding sequence ATGGTTACCCGACAGGAAATTCAGGCTACATGTGATGACATCGTGCGCGAATTTGCGCCACTACAAGTTATTCTCTTTGGTTCCCATGCTTATGGCACGCCGACAGAGGATTCGGATGTCGATCTGCTGGTTGTGATGGATATTCCGAAATCAGAGTTTACTCGCAAGGCTATAGAGATCCGGCAACGCATTTCATATCGATTCGGTCTGGACCTGTTGGTGCGTTCTCCGGAAGAGATCACGTATCGTGTCTCATATAACGATTGGTTTCTTCGTGAGATCACTGAAAAAGGCGAGCTGCTCCATGGTTCCCGCGGACACTACAATATAGAAAGCGCGTTAGACGCGCCGAGCCGTGTCAAAAAGGAGAAGGACTGCATGAACCCATTGACACTGGAGTGGATAGAGAAGGCTGAAGGTGATTATAGAGCAGCGAAGTGGCTGCAGCAAGCCCCGGATCCCGTGCATGATTCTATCTGCTTCCACGCACAACAGTGTATAGAAAAATATCTTAAGGCGTGGTTGCAAGAGGCAAACATTCCTGTTCAACGGACACATAACCTTGAAGAATTGCTGGTGTTGATTACACCTACGCTACCTACTTGGTCCGATTGGCAACCTGATTTTAAGATAATAACTGCATACGCGGTGGATCCCCTCTATCCGGGAGATTCAGCCACATCTGATAATACACAGCATGCAATGCATATCTGTGATGAGGTGCGCCAAGCCGTTCGGACGCAGCTAAAACTCGCGATGCCTGTTGATTGA